One part of the Lotus japonicus ecotype B-129 chromosome 2, LjGifu_v1.2 genome encodes these proteins:
- the LOC130738750 gene encoding potassium transporter 5-like, translating into MSAAESVSMNMEVVERETPVTSLNLEAGNTSKTTTHTSNTKMRWISTLSLAFQCLGVVYGDIGTSPLYVFSSTFSNRGIGNKDDILGVLSLIFYTILSIPLLKYVFIVLRANDNGNGGSFALYSLICRHANVSLVPSKQLEDKEFSDHKLQRLEKSQFAKVILLCITILGTAMIIGDGIFTPAISVLSAVSGLSTSLGQGAAVAITIVILFVLFFVQRFGTDRVGLALAPILLVWFLLIGVVGIYNVLKYDIGVLRAVNPMYIVEYFQRNGKQGWVSLGGVFLCISGCEAMFADLGHFNVRAIQISFSFVTFPAVLAAYCGQAAYLQKFPENVSNAFYASIPHHLYWPTFAVAVTASVIASQAIISGAFSIVSQALSMGCFPNVKVVHTSTKHKGQVYIPEINYMLMIGCIVVSAAFRTPEKLSHAYGIAISCDMIITTFLVSVVMLVVWKKSIFLVALFYLPFTLIECVYLSSQLTKFAEGGFLPLVSASVLAVAMGTWHYAQKKAYMYEVKNQVFTEYLRQMANDPNVNRVPGIGFVYSELVQGLPPMFPHLIANLPCIHSVVVFVSFKTNHVSSVAMEERFLFQQLEPKEYRIFHCVVSLGYTDVLNDAVEFESLLVQQLKYFFIQENLLLEETTTATEQVPTPPTTSESEIEEITDQGSLVVSPSSSCCIQSEKEIKFIEEEMEKGVVHLLGEADIIADPKSSIFNKIVVNYAYRFLRKNFRQRDQLVEIPSRRLLKLGVTYEI; encoded by the exons ATGCGTTGGATAAGCACATTGAGCCTAGCATTTCAATGCTTGGGTGTTGTCTATGGTGACATTGGCACATCACCATTATATGTCTTTTCAAGCACCTTTAGCAACAGAGGTATTGGTAACAAGGATGACATTCTCGGAGTGTTATCTCTGATATTCTACACCATACTATCAATACCGCTGCTCAAGTATGTGTTCATTGTACTCAGAGCAAATGATAATGGCAATG GTGGATCATTTGCACTCTATTCACTGATATGTAGGCACGCGAATGTGAGTTTGGTTCCAAGTAAGCAATTGGAGGACAAGGAGTTTTCTGATCACAAACTCCAGAGGCTTGAAAAGAGTCAGTTTGCAAAGGTTATACTTTTATGTATAACCATCTTAGGAACTGCCATGATCATAGGGGATGGCATTTTCACACCAGCAATATCAG TTCTTTCTGCAGTGAGCGGCCTCAGTACCTCATTAGGTCAAG GTGCAGCTGTGGCGATCACTATAGTGATTTTATTCGTTCTCTTTTTCGTGCAACGGTTTGGCACCGACCGAGTAGGATTGGCACTTGCGCCTATTCTTTTGGTGTGGTTTTTATTGATCGGAGTGGTTGGTATATATAATGTACTCAAATATGACATTGGAGTACTGCGTGCTGTTAATCCAATGTACATAGTTGAGTACTTTCAACGAAATGGTAAACAAGGATGGGTGTCACTTGGAGGAGTCTTTCTATGCATCTCAG GATGTGAAGCCATGTTTGCTGATCTGGGTCACTTCAATGTGCGAGCCATTCAA ATAAGCTTTTCTTTTGTCACATTTCCTGCAGTACTGGCCGCATATTGTGGACAAGCAGCATATTTACAAAAATTCCCTGAGAATGTGTCCAACGCATTCTATGCTTCTATACCTC ATCACCTATATTGGCCAACATTTGCTGTCGCAGTTACTGCTTCTGTCATAGCTAGCCAGGCCATAATATCAGGAGCATTTTCAATTGTATCACAGGCCCTAAGCATGGGTTGTTTCCCCAATGTGAAGGTTGTGCACACTTCCACTAAGCATAAGGGCCAGGTGTACATTCCTGAGATTAACTACATGCTCATGATTGGATGTATTGTGGTTAGTGCCGCCTTCAGAACCCCAGAAAAACTCAGTCATGCTTATG GGATTGCAATAAGTTGTGATATGATAATTACAACATTCTTGGTTTCTGTTGTGATGTTGGTTGTATGGAAGAAGAGCATATTCCTGGTTGCTCTCTTCTATTTGCCATTCACACTCATAGAGTGTGTATATTTATCATCACAACTTACAAAATTTGCAGAAGGAGGGTTTCTTCCGCTTGTGTCTGCTTCTGTCCTTGCTGTGGCGATGGGAACCTGGCATTATGCGCAAAAGAAAGCATACATGTATGAAGTGAAGAACCAGGTTTTCACGGAGTACTTAAGACAGATGGCCAATGATCCTAATGTAAACCGTGTGCCAGGAATCGGATTCGTATACTCTGAGCTTGTCCAGGGACTTCCTCCTATGTTCCCACACTTGATTGCCAACCTGCCCTGCATCCATTCTGTTGTTGTGTTTGTATCTTTCAAGACAAATCATGTTAGCAGTGTTGCAATGGAAGAGAGGTTTCTGTTTCAGCAGCTGGAGCCGAAAGAATATAGAATCTTTCACTGTGTTGTGAGTCTTGGCTACACAGATGTTCTTAATGATGCTGTGGAGTTTGAGTCCCTCCTAGTGCAGCagcttaaatatttttttatacaagaAAACCTTTTGCTTGAGgaaacaacaacagcaacagaaCAAGTACCTACTCCTCCTACTACTAGTGAGAGCGAAATAGAAGAAATCACAGATCAAGGTTCTCTTGTTGtgtctccttcttcttcttgctgcATTCAatctgagaaggagatcaaatTTATAGAGGAGGAAATGGAGAAGGGTGTGGTGCATCTGCTAGGGGAGGCAGATATAATTGCAGATCCAAAATCATCTATCTTCAATAAGATAGTTGTAAATTATGCTTACAGGTTCTTGAGAAAGAACTTTAGGCAAAGGGATCAATTGGTGGAAATCCCTAGCAGGAGACTGCTCAAGCTGGGAGTAACATATGAAATATGA